Proteins encoded in a region of the Candidatus Binatia bacterium genome:
- a CDS encoding aminotransferase class I/II-fold pyridoxal phosphate-dependent enzyme, which yields MSTDGSPKPRRGLATEAIHGGETLPRPGNAITTPIFQTATFVFKDTAELAAHHSHELRRQEYGRYGNPTTQVAEAKCAALEGAEAGLAFASGMAAITTALFAVLQQGQHVILTDDCYRRTRQFCNGLLGKFGVEASIVETGSVKALEAAVRPNTRVLISESPTNPYNRVVDLGHIAEVGRKHKLLTIIDSTFATPVNSRPLDHGIDLVMHSATKYLAGHNDILGGVILGKEPIVDAVRDCQGVLGGVMDPHAAYLLIRGLKTLPVRVERQNATSLAVAEMLAAHPRVEAVHYSGLQTHPDHEIARRQMNGFGAVVSFEVKGDLGDTSRVVDGTEIFQIAPSLGGVESLIEQPALMSFFELSTEERLKVGIKNNLIRLSIGLEDPDDLIADLKQALR from the coding sequence ATGAGCACCGACGGTAGTCCGAAGCCCCGCCGGGGCCTCGCCACCGAGGCCATCCACGGGGGCGAAACACTCCCGCGCCCGGGGAACGCGATCACCACCCCGATCTTCCAGACGGCCACCTTCGTCTTCAAAGACACGGCCGAACTCGCCGCCCACCATTCGCACGAGCTGCGCCGACAGGAGTACGGCCGCTACGGCAACCCGACCACGCAGGTCGCGGAAGCGAAGTGCGCGGCCCTGGAGGGCGCCGAAGCCGGACTCGCGTTCGCCTCTGGAATGGCCGCGATTACAACCGCGCTGTTCGCCGTCCTCCAGCAGGGCCAGCACGTGATCCTCACGGACGACTGCTACCGACGCACGCGTCAGTTCTGCAACGGCCTCCTCGGAAAGTTCGGCGTCGAAGCGTCGATCGTCGAGACCGGCAGCGTCAAAGCACTCGAAGCCGCCGTTCGACCCAACACCCGCGTGCTCATCAGCGAATCCCCGACGAACCCGTACAACCGCGTCGTCGACCTGGGCCACATCGCGGAGGTCGGCAGGAAGCACAAGCTTCTCACGATCATCGACTCTACCTTCGCGACGCCGGTCAATTCGAGGCCACTCGATCACGGTATCGATCTCGTGATGCACTCGGCAACGAAGTACCTCGCCGGACACAACGACATTCTCGGCGGCGTCATCCTCGGGAAGGAACCGATCGTCGACGCCGTCCGCGACTGCCAGGGCGTGCTCGGCGGCGTGATGGACCCACATGCCGCGTACCTCTTGATTCGCGGTCTCAAGACGCTCCCTGTCCGCGTCGAGCGGCAGAACGCGACCTCGCTCGCCGTCGCCGAAATGCTGGCGGCGCACCCTCGGGTCGAAGCCGTGCACTACTCCGGCCTCCAGACGCATCCCGACCACGAGATCGCGCGACGGCAGATGAACGGCTTCGGCGCGGTCGTGAGCTTTGAAGTCAAAGGAGACCTCGGCGACACGTCGCGCGTGGTCGACGGGACCGAGATCTTCCAGATCGCGCCGTCCCTCGGAGGCGTCGAATCGTTGATTGAACAACCCGCACTGATGAGCTTCTTCGAGCTTAGTACCGAAGAGCGGCTCAAGGTGGGGATCAAGAACAATCTGATCCGGCTGTCGATCGGACTCGAGGATCCCGACGATCTGATCGCCGACTTGAAGCAGGCTCTCCGCTGA
- the thrC gene encoding threonine synthase, whose product MKHRCWFQCIDPGCEEKYEIFEVIYRCRKCSELLEVVHDEARLARTGPESWKSLFDGRIRSNKWPYGSGVWCRKEMVLPQLSDEHTVSMYEGGTNLFWAERFGREIGLPDLWVKQCGNSHTGSFKDLGMTVLVSVVKEMQNQGQDIPAVACASTGDTSAALAAYCAAAEIPAVVLLPRNKVSLAQLVQPISNGAIVLSLDTDFDGCMATVQELTQRENIYLANSMNSLRIEGQKTVGMEIVQQFDWQVPDTIIIPGGNLGNVSALGKGFLLMEKLGMIDRQPRIVVAQAEHANPLYLAYKNGFKEFQAVTAKPTLASAIQIGNPVSYKKAVRILEQFDGIVEQASEQELADASAHADRTGMFNCPHTGVALAVLLKLLKRGEIKKDERVVVVSTAHGLKFADQKALYHQNAIAGVTGTHSNEPIELPNDVELVRETLRRVIGEQQDHPSAGAER is encoded by the coding sequence ATGAAGCACAGGTGCTGGTTCCAGTGCATCGACCCCGGATGCGAAGAGAAGTACGAGATTTTCGAGGTCATTTATCGCTGCCGAAAGTGCAGCGAGCTCCTCGAGGTCGTCCACGACGAGGCGCGGCTGGCCCGAACGGGGCCCGAGTCCTGGAAGAGCCTCTTCGACGGCCGAATTCGCTCCAATAAGTGGCCCTACGGCTCCGGAGTCTGGTGCCGCAAGGAGATGGTCCTCCCTCAGCTGTCCGACGAGCACACGGTCAGCATGTACGAAGGTGGGACCAACCTCTTTTGGGCCGAGCGCTTCGGACGGGAGATCGGCCTCCCCGACCTCTGGGTGAAGCAGTGCGGCAACTCTCACACCGGGTCCTTCAAGGATCTCGGGATGACGGTCCTCGTGAGCGTCGTGAAGGAGATGCAGAACCAGGGGCAGGACATCCCCGCCGTGGCCTGCGCCTCGACCGGCGACACGTCGGCTGCGCTCGCGGCCTACTGTGCCGCGGCCGAAATCCCGGCAGTGGTGCTTCTTCCGCGCAACAAGGTCTCGCTCGCTCAGCTGGTGCAGCCGATCTCGAACGGCGCCATCGTCCTCTCTCTCGACACCGATTTCGACGGCTGCATGGCGACGGTGCAGGAACTCACGCAGCGCGAGAACATCTACCTCGCGAACTCGATGAACTCGCTTCGCATCGAGGGGCAGAAGACCGTCGGGATGGAGATCGTCCAGCAGTTCGACTGGCAGGTGCCCGACACCATCATCATCCCCGGCGGGAACCTCGGAAACGTAAGCGCCCTCGGCAAGGGGTTCCTGCTGATGGAAAAGCTCGGCATGATCGACCGCCAACCGCGGATCGTCGTCGCTCAGGCAGAGCACGCGAACCCGCTGTACCTCGCGTACAAGAACGGGTTCAAAGAGTTCCAGGCCGTCACCGCGAAGCCGACGCTCGCGAGCGCCATCCAGATCGGCAACCCCGTGAGCTACAAGAAGGCGGTCCGCATCCTGGAGCAGTTCGACGGCATCGTCGAACAGGCCTCCGAACAGGAACTCGCCGACGCGTCAGCGCACGCCGATCGGACGGGCATGTTCAACTGCCCGCATACCGGTGTCGCCCTCGCCGTGCTGCTGAAGCTCTTGAAACGCGGAGAGATCAAGAAGGACGAGCGTGTAGTGGTCGTCTCCACCGCGCACGGCCTCAAATTCGCGGATCAGAAGGCGCTCTATCACCAGAACGCCATCGCGGGCGTGACCGGCACGCATTCCAACGAACCGATCGAGCTTCCGAACGACGTCGAGCTCGTCCGCGAGACCCTGCGCCGCGTGATCGGTGAGCAGCAGGACCACCCGTCGGCGGGGGCGGAACGATGA
- a CDS encoding YncE family protein: MPIRISLVALVTLVLGACSDQEVETRPPLLVTADWLNRSLTVFAQEPLLAGSAPVEDAILGTVDLSAWPPGPVEVEITPDGETAIVAVGPGFFQSGITNILIGSPDVPNGSAVLLVDLESLEVTAEISTRHAPLGIAITPDGARAYTANYGLSGASGDSVSVIDIAAGRLIEEFSVGGRPEQIAIDPDGRIAIVNLAGSQGGVQLFSLSDPTGTLSDLLPTGNDPSDVTFLQDSTRAIVANSFSTDFTLLDTSNPAAPVVVQNVLAEGGAPYGVTYLPGRDQILAPTGVPAALIVLSRGENIVIPSAPLGLPGGPFPLVGVPDSNESHVFVPHMSAQSDAQMSIVDLDDGGVRSVRWLETSGPAYIATWP, encoded by the coding sequence ATGCCGATTCGGATCTCCCTCGTCGCTCTCGTCACCCTCGTTCTGGGGGCGTGCTCAGACCAGGAGGTCGAAACCCGGCCCCCACTCCTGGTCACCGCCGACTGGCTGAACCGGTCGCTCACCGTCTTCGCACAGGAGCCGCTCCTCGCGGGTTCAGCTCCGGTCGAGGACGCGATCCTCGGAACCGTCGATCTCTCGGCATGGCCTCCCGGTCCCGTCGAAGTCGAGATCACTCCCGACGGCGAGACCGCCATCGTTGCCGTCGGCCCGGGCTTCTTCCAGAGCGGGATCACGAACATTCTGATCGGATCTCCCGACGTGCCGAACGGCAGCGCCGTGTTGCTGGTCGATCTCGAATCGCTCGAAGTCACCGCCGAAATTTCGACGCGCCACGCACCGCTCGGCATCGCGATCACGCCCGATGGAGCGCGCGCCTACACCGCGAACTACGGCTTGAGTGGTGCTAGCGGCGATTCGGTCTCCGTCATCGATATCGCCGCCGGCCGCTTGATCGAGGAGTTCTCCGTCGGCGGGCGGCCCGAGCAGATCGCGATCGATCCCGACGGGCGGATTGCGATCGTGAACCTCGCCGGAAGCCAGGGCGGTGTTCAGTTGTTTTCGCTGAGCGACCCGACCGGAACTCTGAGCGACCTCCTACCCACCGGGAACGATCCGTCGGACGTCACGTTCCTCCAGGATTCGACCCGCGCGATCGTCGCCAACAGCTTCAGCACCGATTTTACTCTCCTGGACACGTCGAACCCGGCCGCGCCGGTCGTTGTGCAGAACGTCCTCGCGGAAGGCGGCGCACCGTACGGCGTCACCTATCTGCCGGGTCGGGACCAGATCCTCGCGCCGACCGGTGTACCTGCGGCATTGATCGTCCTCTCGCGCGGCGAAAACATCGTGATCCCGTCGGCGCCTCTCGGCCTTCCCGGCGGGCCCTTCCCTCTCGTCGGCGTGCCCGACTCGAACGAGAGCCATGTGTTCGTCCCCCACATGAGTGCCCAGAGCGATGCACAGATGTCGATCGTGGACCTCGACGACGGCGGGGTCCGATCCGTTCGTTGGCTGGAGACGAGCGGACCGGCCTACATCGCGACCTGGCCGTAA